Proteins encoded in a region of the Deinococcus sedimenti genome:
- a CDS encoding DUF6339 family protein, with translation MNRVRGYRREIETLLITKLKGNDLGSLEEYEKFAVDFDEEQALDLGPLEALFGHLTTDSKWTVKRPLTDEEKNELDGWLAPRLHAAVRVHRALAADPQFWTWLTLAYGRGYMEIRWPTDPETVTSAWRYTGGTLRNGLARLWWGAEMVRSGDDYQFVAPLFRRTRTAQFALELSYSHYRPAAIAFVKVAENYPIREGAPRLNDEEMKGLSKKINAALSLNSLEARAAYDLDDDPTDEWYRMIPKREELLNEELPQGPPSSGVPAETLNSLEDWFRSLL, from the coding sequence ATGAATCGCGTCCGTGGGTATCGCCGAGAAATTGAGACCTTGTTGATCACGAAGCTCAAAGGGAACGATTTGGGGTCCTTGGAGGAGTACGAAAAGTTCGCCGTCGATTTCGACGAGGAGCAGGCGCTGGACCTGGGGCCGCTGGAGGCCTTGTTCGGGCACCTAACGACGGATTCGAAATGGACGGTCAAACGTCCGCTAACAGACGAGGAGAAGAACGAGCTGGACGGGTGGCTGGCGCCCCGCCTGCACGCCGCGGTCCGGGTGCACCGTGCTTTGGCTGCAGATCCTCAATTCTGGACATGGCTGACATTGGCGTACGGACGAGGGTACATGGAGATTCGTTGGCCCACCGATCCGGAGACGGTCACTTCGGCCTGGCGTTACACCGGCGGAACGCTCCGCAACGGTCTTGCACGACTCTGGTGGGGAGCGGAAATGGTCAGGTCGGGTGACGACTATCAGTTTGTCGCCCCCCTGTTCCGCCGTACGCGCACCGCGCAGTTTGCCCTTGAACTTTCGTATTCGCATTATCGACCGGCTGCCATCGCATTCGTCAAGGTGGCGGAGAACTATCCCATTCGTGAAGGCGCGCCTAGGCTCAATGACGAGGAAATGAAAGGTTTGAGCAAGAAGATCAACGCCGCACTCAGCCTGAACTCCTTGGAAGCCAGAGCAGCGTATGACCTGGACGACGATCCTACCGACGAATGGTATCGAATGATACCGAAGCGCGAGGAGCTCCTCAACGAAGAACTTCCTCAAGGCCCCCCTTCATCGGGCGTCCCGGCAGAGACCCTCAACAGTCTGGAAGACTGGTTCAGGTCGCTTCTTTGA
- a CDS encoding DNA cytosine methyltransferase, with translation MSRLIENQTAQVEDGLTILEGPKRERDFEAEGNQERPQLTLFSQEQLDAHRVESFALNVDGTMLTRYVRRRDGTKRASSVRLRRPLEGDLRAAYDEAWLKSDTRPPTTNLSGQLRIVDLFSGCGGLSLGVIEAARALEMDYEVVLASDIFPSAREVYEGNIVVRRTTDEPVESLFDGALKAPLTESELALKSSLGPVDFVIGGPPCQGHSNLNNHTRRTDEKNALYIRMARVAEVLSPEHLIIENVAGVRFSKDQAFQKVWHHLRWLGYYVCTGLVYTDRIGVAQTRPRVLLLASKKQRISWDDMIEEYRTESRSFDWACADLETLGEGDYDTTRQPLPLTQQRIDYLFENDLFELPESERPECHRNGHTYNAVYGRIHGELPAPTITGGFMTMGQGRFVHPRCRRTLTPHEAARIQFIPDWFRFGKRSRKDYATLIGNAVPPKLSYVAALELMR, from the coding sequence GTGAGTCGCTTAATCGAAAATCAAACAGCTCAAGTGGAAGACGGCTTGACGATTCTGGAAGGCCCGAAGAGAGAACGAGATTTTGAGGCGGAAGGCAACCAGGAGCGACCACAGCTCACACTCTTTTCGCAGGAGCAGTTAGATGCCCATCGCGTCGAATCTTTCGCCCTCAATGTCGATGGGACGATGCTGACAAGGTATGTGAGGCGACGCGACGGCACGAAACGTGCCTCGTCGGTCCGATTGCGACGTCCACTCGAAGGGGATCTTCGCGCGGCCTACGACGAAGCTTGGTTGAAGAGCGACACCCGCCCGCCGACCACCAACCTGAGTGGCCAGTTGCGTATCGTCGACCTGTTCAGCGGGTGTGGAGGCTTAAGTCTCGGAGTGATTGAAGCCGCCCGCGCCCTTGAGATGGATTACGAGGTCGTACTCGCGTCGGACATCTTCCCGTCGGCTCGAGAGGTGTACGAAGGCAACATCGTCGTAAGGCGCACGACGGACGAACCTGTCGAGTCGCTCTTTGACGGTGCGCTCAAGGCCCCTTTGACGGAGTCCGAACTCGCCTTGAAGTCCAGTCTCGGCCCGGTCGATTTCGTGATCGGCGGCCCCCCCTGTCAAGGGCACTCAAATCTGAACAATCACACGCGCCGGACGGACGAGAAGAACGCTCTCTACATCCGGATGGCGCGTGTCGCGGAGGTCCTTTCTCCCGAGCACCTGATCATAGAAAACGTCGCCGGGGTGCGCTTTTCCAAAGACCAGGCGTTCCAGAAGGTGTGGCATCACCTCCGATGGTTGGGGTACTACGTCTGTACCGGCCTCGTCTACACGGACAGGATCGGGGTCGCACAAACGCGACCGCGCGTGCTCCTGCTCGCTTCGAAAAAGCAGCGGATCTCGTGGGACGACATGATTGAGGAATACAGGACGGAATCCCGCAGTTTCGATTGGGCCTGCGCGGACCTGGAAACGCTCGGCGAAGGAGACTACGACACTACACGTCAGCCGCTGCCCTTGACGCAACAGCGGATCGACTATCTATTTGAGAACGACCTGTTTGAGCTCCCGGAATCCGAGAGGCCGGAATGCCACCGGAACGGTCATACGTACAATGCCGTCTACGGTCGCATTCACGGCGAACTGCCCGCGCCCACCATCACGGGTGGATTCATGACGATGGGTCAGGGTAGGTTCGTTCATCCTCGGTGTCGGCGTACCCTCACTCCACACGAAGCGGCCCGGATCCAGTTCATTCCGGACTGGTTCCGGTTCGGAAAGCGCTCGCGGAAGGACTATGCGACATTGATCGGCAACGCGGTGCCTCCCAAGTTGTCGTATGTTGCGGCCTTGGAACTGATGCGTTGA